TGGTGCACCCGTAACCGACGGTGGTGAACCCGAGCTTGTCGAGGTATGGCTGCAGGCCCGTCTTCTCCAGGTACCGCGAGACCACCCGCGATCCAGGCGCCAGCGAAGTCTTCACCTCCGGACGAACGTGGAGCCCCTTTTCCACCGCTTTCTTCGCCAACAGCCCCGCCGCGAGCATCACCGACGGATTGCTGGTGTTGGTGCAGGAGGTGATCGCGGCGATCAGGACGTCGCCGTGCCCGATGTCGACCGGCATCTTCATCTGGTGGACTTCCTGCGTGGGGACGCGGTCCGGGGTCGGCCGGTTGGTCATCATTTCCGCTTCGGTGAGCGGGTTGGTGTCCTTCTTGGTGACGCCGTCGCGGAGCACCTCGGAGCCGATGTCCGGCTCCTGCTTTCCGCCGCCGGCGACGTGCTCGATCTGAGGCGGCTCGACGACCTGGTGATACCGCTTGCCCACCTCTTCCTTCTTCTTGCCGTATCCGCTCGGAGCCGGCTCCTGCAGGATCTTGCAGAACATCTCCTTGAGCTTCGGGAGCTCGATCCGGTCCTGGGGACGCTTGGGCCCGGCGACGCTGGGCCTGACGCTCCCGAGGTCGAGCTCGAGCACCTGGGTGTAGTCGCACTCCCCCTTCTTAGGGATCCCGAACATCTGCTGCGCCTGGAAGTAGGCGCGCATCGCGTCCACCTTGTCCCTGGCGCGGCCGGTGGCGAGCATGTACTGACAGGAGAGCTCGTCGACGGGGAAATAGCCCATCGTGGCGCCATACTCGGGCGCCATGTTGGCGATGGTGGCGCGCTCCGGCACCGGAAGGCTCGCTGCGCCTTCGCCGAAGAACTCGACGAACTTGCCGACGACCTTCGCCTTGCGGAGCATCTCGGTGATGGTGAGCACGACGTCGGTGGCCGTGACTCCCGGCTTCACCGCGCCCTGCAGGTGAACACCGATCACGTCGGGCGTGAGGAAGTACGCCGGCTGCCCGAGCATCGCCGCCTCGGCCTCGATGCCGCCCACGCCGTAGGCGACGATTCCCAGGCCGTTGATCATCGTCGTGTGCGAGTCGGTGCCAACCAGCGAGTCCGGATAGTAGACGCCGTCGCGCTTGTGGACTCCGGGTGCCAGGTACTCGAGGTTGACCTGATGCACGATGCCCATTCCTGGCGGCACGATCTGCAAGCCGTGAAAGGCGCTCATCCCCCACTTGAGGAATTCGTAGCGCGCCCGGTTGCGTGTGAACTCGATGCCCATGTTGAGCTGCAGCGCATTCGCCACCCGGGCAAAGTCGACCTGCACGGAGTGATCGATGACGAGGTCGACCGGCACCAGCGGCTCGATCAGGCTGGGGGACTTGCCCGCCTTGCTCACCGCGTTGCGCATCGCCGCGAGGTCGACCACCAGCGGCACGCCGGTGAAGTCCTGCAGCAGGACTCGCGCGACGACGAAGGGGATCTCCTCGGTCCGCTCCGCCTTCGGCTTCCAGGCGGCGAGCGCGCGGATGTCCTGTTCGCGGACGCGCTTGCCGTCGAGGTTGCGCACCAGGGATTCGAGCACGATGCGCAGGCTGACCGGAAGCCGTGAGACCTTTCCCAGGCCCTGCTTCTCCACTTCCGGCAGCGAGTAGAACGATCCGTGGCTGAAGCTCTGTTTGAAGTTCATGGCGGCGCTCATATAGGCGATCTAACGGCGCACTTCTACTCCCGCAGGGCGGACGCGGGGGCCAGCTCGCCGGAGCGCGGCGGGCGGTCGCTTGACGCGACGTCGGCGTCAGGGTGTTCTCGCGGCCCGCATGGGCTCGCTCCTCCTCGTCCGCCACGGCCAGGCGTCGGCCTTCGAAGAGAACTACGACCGCCTCTCTACGCTGGGCGAGAAGCAGGCGCGGATGCTCGGCGAATCGTTTCGCCGGCGCGGCCTCCGCGTGGACCGCGTATTCTGCGGCCCGCGCGTGCGTCAGCAAAGGACCGCGGAGATCACCTCGGAAGCGGGCGAGCTTCCCGCTCCGGTGGTGGTGGAAGGGCTGGACGAAATGGGCGTGGAGCCGCTCTTCAAGGAACATCTTCCCGACCTCTTCTCGAGTCACGCACATCTCGCCACCCTGGGCGACGCGATGCTCGCCGCCGACGGCGACGCCGCGCGCGCCCGCGGGTTCGCGCGGCTCTTCGAGGCGACGCTGCAGCTCTGGCTGCGCGGCGAGGTGAACGCGCGGGGAGTGGAGTCCTGGCTGGAGTTCCGCGCCCGCGTGCGGCACGCGCTCTCGGCGGTGCGGGCACAGGCGCGCGGACAGCGGATCGCGGCGTTCACCTCCGCGGGACCGGTGGCGTCGGCGGTGCAGCTCGCCCTGGGCGCCGACGACGACACCACGCTCTCGCTCGCCTTCCGCGTGCGCAATTCCTCGATCTCGGAGTTTCTCTTCTCGGAAGATCGCTTCTCGCTCGCTTCTTTCAACGAAACGCCGCATCTGTCGGATGCGACGATGGTCACGGTGCGCTGATGGACTTCTCATTCTCGGAACGGGCCCAGGAGTTGCGCGCGCGGGCGCGCGAGTTCGTGCGACGCGAGGTCATGCCGCTCGAGCCGCGGCTGTCGGGATCGTGGAAGGCGCTGGAGCCAGCGCTGCGCGAGGCGCGGGCGCGGGCCAGGTCGCTGCGGCTCTGGGTTCCCGACCTGGAGGTTCCGCTGGAGGAGTTTGCGGTCCTCTCGGAGGAACTGGGCCACAGCCCGCTCGGGCACTATTGCGTGAACGCGCAGGCGCCCGACATCGGCAACATGGAGCTGCTCGAGCTCGCCGGCAGCAAGGAGCAGAAAGAGCGCTGGCTGCGCCCGCTGCGGGCCGGCGAAATCCGCAGCTGCTTCTCGATGACGGAGCCGGAGCATGCCGGGTCGAATCCCACCTGGATGGATACGCGCGCGGTCCTCGAAGGCGGACAGTGGGTCGTCGACGGCCACAAATGGTTCACCAGCGCGGCGGACGGCGCCGCTTTCGCGGTGGTGATGGCGGTGACCGATCCCGATGCCCCGCCGCATCTGCGCGCTTCGATGATCATCGTCCCTTGCGACACCGCTGGCTTCGAGCTGGTGCGCAACATTCCGGTGATGGGCCATGCAGGAGAAGGCTGGCCGACGCACAGCGAGATCCGGTACACCCGCTGCCGGGTTCCGGAGGAGAGCCTGCTCGGGGGCCGCGGCGCCGGTTTCGCCCTGGCGCAAGAGCGGCTCGGCCCCGGCAGGATCCACCACTGCATGCGCTGGATCGGGATCTGCGAGCGCGCCTTCGAGCTGATGTGCCAGCGGGCAGCGGAAAGGGAGCTGGCGCCGGGGAAGCCGCTGGCGACGCAACAGACGGTCCAGCAGTGGATCGCCGACAGCCGCGCCTCCATCGACGCCGCTCGCCTGATGGTGCTGCACGCGGCCTGGAAGATGGAGCGGGTCGGCCAGCGCGAGGCGCGGGTGGAGATCTCGACCATCAAGTTCTTCGTCGCCAACGTCCTCCAGGACGTGCTCGACAAAGCCGTGCAGGTGCACGGCGCGCTGGGGGTCACCGACGACACGCCGCTCGCGTACTGGTACCGGCACGAGCGTGCCGCCCGCATCTACGACGGACCCGACGAGGTGCACAAAACGGTGGTCGCGCGGCGCGTCCTGCGCGGGTTTGGCGTGGAGATCAAGTGAGCGTCGACGCCCCCAAGGCGGTGCGGCCGGGCGAGGAGCTGGACCTCGGGCGGCTCGCGGCGTTCCTGCGGGCGCAGGGCCTTCCCGCCGAAGAGTTGTCGCAGCAGCAGTTCCCCAAGGGGCATTCGAACCTGACCTACCTGGTGGGGGCCGGCGGGCGGGAGTTCGTGCTGCGGCGGCCGCCGGTTGGCAGCAAGGTCCGCAGCGCGCACGACATGGGCCGCGAGGCGCGCATTCTGCTGAAACTGCAGCCGGTCTTTCCGCTGGCGCCGCGGGTCGTCGCCGTCTGCGACGACGTCTCCGTGCTCGGAGCGCCGTTCTACCTGATGGAACGGATCCAGGGCGTGA
The sequence above is a segment of the Deltaproteobacteria bacterium genome. Coding sequences within it:
- a CDS encoding histidine phosphatase family protein; its protein translation is MGSLLLVRHGQASAFEENYDRLSTLGEKQARMLGESFRRRGLRVDRVFCGPRVRQQRTAEITSEAGELPAPVVVEGLDEMGVEPLFKEHLPDLFSSHAHLATLGDAMLAADGDAARARGFARLFEATLQLWLRGEVNARGVESWLEFRARVRHALSAVRAQARGQRIAAFTSAGPVASAVQLALGADDDTTLSLAFRVRNSSISEFLFSEDRFSLASFNETPHLSDATMVTVR
- a CDS encoding aconitate hydratase, which produces MSAAMNFKQSFSHGSFYSLPEVEKQGLGKVSRLPVSLRIVLESLVRNLDGKRVREQDIRALAAWKPKAERTEEIPFVVARVLLQDFTGVPLVVDLAAMRNAVSKAGKSPSLIEPLVPVDLVIDHSVQVDFARVANALQLNMGIEFTRNRARYEFLKWGMSAFHGLQIVPPGMGIVHQVNLEYLAPGVHKRDGVYYPDSLVGTDSHTTMINGLGIVAYGVGGIEAEAAMLGQPAYFLTPDVIGVHLQGAVKPGVTATDVVLTITEMLRKAKVVGKFVEFFGEGAASLPVPERATIANMAPEYGATMGYFPVDELSCQYMLATGRARDKVDAMRAYFQAQQMFGIPKKGECDYTQVLELDLGSVRPSVAGPKRPQDRIELPKLKEMFCKILQEPAPSGYGKKKEEVGKRYHQVVEPPQIEHVAGGGKQEPDIGSEVLRDGVTKKDTNPLTEAEMMTNRPTPDRVPTQEVHQMKMPVDIGHGDVLIAAITSCTNTSNPSVMLAAGLLAKKAVEKGLHVRPEVKTSLAPGSRVVSRYLEKTGLQPYLDKLGFTTVGYGCTTCIGNSGPLDPHVEQLVTQNDLVAASVLSGNRNFEARVHQSIKANFLMSPPLVVAFAIAGRVDIDVEKDPIGLGRDGKPVYLKDLWPTAEELNAALGAASDAQMYRQNYGGDLSRDAKEWAEIPAPSGEVYAWNPQSTYIQEPPYFEKFSPKPDKRTGIRDAKALAVFGDSVTTDHISPAGSIKPTSPAGKYLIAQGVKPEDFNSYGARRGNHEVMVRGTFANVRIKNLLVPGVEGGVTIADGRQLSIYDAAMEYQKRGTPLMIFAGHEYGTGSSRDWAAKGTRLLGVRAVIAKSFERIHRSNLVMMGVLPCQFKEGTDASSLKLDGSETFDLTGLETGPTPRQDARLIIHRANGSTDEVVVTLRIDTPIEVEYYRHGGILLYVLRQILGMA
- a CDS encoding acyl-CoA dehydrogenase, which codes for MDFSFSERAQELRARAREFVRREVMPLEPRLSGSWKALEPALREARARARSLRLWVPDLEVPLEEFAVLSEELGHSPLGHYCVNAQAPDIGNMELLELAGSKEQKERWLRPLRAGEIRSCFSMTEPEHAGSNPTWMDTRAVLEGGQWVVDGHKWFTSAADGAAFAVVMAVTDPDAPPHLRASMIIVPCDTAGFELVRNIPVMGHAGEGWPTHSEIRYTRCRVPEESLLGGRGAGFALAQERLGPGRIHHCMRWIGICERAFELMCQRAAERELAPGKPLATQQTVQQWIADSRASIDAARLMVLHAAWKMERVGQREARVEISTIKFFVANVLQDVLDKAVQVHGALGVTDDTPLAYWYRHERAARIYDGPDEVHKTVVARRVLRGFGVEIK